From Rhodothermales bacterium, one genomic window encodes:
- a CDS encoding T9SS type A sorting domain-containing protein, with translation MSRLLLLSLLLTPTALAQDGIVSSIETDRAEYAYGETIVVRYTLANQSDEPVTIESSGVGSDCTARLRFDPGIVPHVCVLDDIARIDFDPHSSVTFVWDVLPSEQGLPAVTGEQNVTGFFSNSDYSATTSFSAPQYLGGRLEVVLADGLTLSDVRDVMKALDAVVTDSVVIGSIGITYYYWQISGTTLEEARATYRSDPRFRRIFPLRGLHRPIRIYTVNAEDEATPSGSPVLTTAYPNPFTASTSFALTVPASGPARVEVFDLLGRRVAVLHDGPLAAGAEHHFTFHAASLPSGLYVVRATGEGFTETRRVTLAR, from the coding sequence ATGTCGAGACTGCTACTCCTCTCCCTCCTTCTCACCCCCACCGCGCTCGCACAGGACGGCATCGTCTCTTCGATTGAGACGGACAGGGCTGAATACGCCTACGGCGAGACAATAGTGGTGCGCTACACGCTCGCAAACCAAAGCGACGAGCCCGTCACGATCGAATCGTCAGGCGTCGGGAGCGACTGCACTGCACGCCTCAGGTTTGATCCCGGCATCGTTCCCCACGTCTGTGTCCTCGACGACATCGCCCGGATCGATTTCGACCCTCACTCGTCGGTGACATTTGTGTGGGATGTCCTCCCGAGCGAGCAGGGCCTTCCGGCTGTGACAGGTGAGCAGAACGTCACAGGCTTCTTCAGTAATAGCGACTACTCTGCTACCACATCGTTTTCTGCTCCGCAATACCTCGGCGGTCGGCTTGAGGTGGTGCTCGCGGACGGTCTCACCCTCAGCGACGTCCGAGACGTCATGAAGGCGCTCGACGCCGTCGTCACCGACTCGGTAGTCATTGGATCTATAGGCATAACCTACTACTATTGGCAGATCTCGGGGACGACGCTCGAAGAGGCCCGAGCGACCTACCGGTCAGATCCTCGCTTTAGGCGAATCTTTCCGTTGCGAGGTCTTCACCGCCCGATTCGCATCTACACCGTCAACGCCGAGGATGAAGCCACTCCGTCCGGCTCGCCCGTCCTCACGACGGCGTACCCCAACCCGTTCACGGCCTCCACTTCGTTCGCGCTGACGGTTCCAGCGTCCGGCCCCGCGCGCGTCGAGGTGTTCGACCTGCTCGGGCGGCGCGTGGCGGTGCTCCACGACGGGCCGCTCGCGGCGGGCGCCGAGCACCACTTCACGTTCCACGCGGCCAGCCTTCCGAGCGGGCTCTACGTCGTCCGCGCCACGGGCGAGGGCTTCACCGAGACGCGCCGCGTGACGCTCGCGCGGTGA
- a CDS encoding T9SS type A sorting domain-containing protein, whose translation MRPLLSLCLALLLVTPGVVRAQEALEVETVVFRVDFLSLQPEAYYASAHPALGSPPPDGYRSVVNLHYDFEEPSDFGYLEVHSALTGQRVVHASTVWAGSGQFEFPANGSTDFGEPGPPVAADTVAAVLSFGYGSAAEAQAAWDAVAGTEPARALAVEGPVEVVVFEHFYTEGVADPSTAEWLVVAYTRPDVRDLAVVDVAWPGPLVTDGHPFEPEVRLHNFGSEADSGRLVLEVGGSIVYEGPLALGSGETAEVVLPPLVLDGDATLTFRFFPADPQADDAPGNNAQERSVETTPLPVFRPVSSYFSRGDVPLNGFPLDFDGDGDVDLVTSRTGLWEQQDDGAFVEITPTDLTLPPHPRHALAGDFTGDSVSDLLLVYFENPPVLLQGNGGGSFADITTEAGLADVIGQYRAEAADFDGDRDLDLVFQSQGREPILLNDGSGHFVESMRLNDEAATQDVRVADLDRDGDADIVLANSNAPSAVFVNDGAAGFTRAFGLWGSVGGRAVLPFDYDGDGDADLLFSRPGAASSVLLRNNGDLRFSSVSVPALEIPSFSADAADFDGDGRLDVVLNNYETVTLLVQESPHRFVDHTEVLVGFEEAMSSTTRAHLVDLDGDGDVDLYLPTVYFENQGAPGLGTASAPEPERERVHLAVYPNPAIGFATAAFHLQREDHVALRVFDVLGREVATLSDARRPAGRTEVQLPVASLPNGVYFVRLEAGGRTETRPITVLR comes from the coding sequence ATGCGACCGCTCCTCTCGCTCTGCCTCGCCCTCCTCCTCGTCACACCGGGAGTCGTCCGCGCTCAGGAGGCACTGGAGGTCGAGACCGTCGTCTTCCGCGTGGACTTCCTCAGCCTCCAGCCCGAGGCCTATTACGCGTCGGCACACCCCGCTCTGGGGTCGCCGCCGCCAGACGGCTATCGAAGCGTGGTGAACCTCCACTACGACTTCGAGGAGCCCTCGGACTTCGGCTACCTGGAAGTCCACAGCGCGCTCACCGGGCAGCGGGTGGTGCACGCATCGACGGTATGGGCCGGGTCAGGCCAGTTTGAGTTTCCGGCCAACGGCTCGACCGACTTCGGAGAGCCCGGCCCGCCCGTCGCGGCCGACACGGTGGCGGCGGTGCTCTCGTTCGGATACGGCAGCGCAGCCGAGGCGCAGGCGGCGTGGGACGCCGTGGCGGGAACGGAGCCGGCCCGCGCCCTCGCGGTGGAAGGGCCGGTGGAGGTCGTCGTGTTCGAGCACTTCTACACCGAGGGGGTGGCGGACCCGTCCACGGCCGAGTGGCTCGTCGTGGCCTACACCCGGCCCGACGTGCGTGACCTCGCCGTCGTAGATGTCGCGTGGCCGGGGCCGCTCGTGACGGACGGGCACCCGTTCGAGCCGGAGGTGCGCCTGCACAACTTCGGAAGCGAGGCCGATAGCGGTCGGCTCGTGCTGGAAGTTGGTGGGAGCATTGTCTACGAGGGGCCCCTCGCGCTCGGCTCCGGTGAGACGGCGGAGGTTGTGCTCCCGCCGCTCGTGCTCGATGGGGACGCCACGCTCACCTTCCGCTTTTTCCCGGCGGATCCTCAAGCCGACGACGCTCCCGGTAACAACGCGCAGGAACGGTCGGTCGAGACCACGCCGCTTCCGGTCTTCCGTCCCGTGTCCTCTTACTTCTCCCGAGGAGACGTCCCACTCAACGGGTTCCCCCTCGACTTCGACGGCGATGGCGACGTCGACCTCGTCACGAGTCGGACCGGGCTTTGGGAGCAGCAGGACGACGGGGCCTTCGTGGAGATCACGCCGACGGACCTCACCCTCCCACCGCATCCGCGCCACGCTTTGGCTGGCGACTTCACGGGTGATAGTGTCTCTGATCTCCTGCTCGTCTACTTCGAGAATCCGCCGGTGCTCCTCCAGGGCAACGGCGGCGGTTCGTTCGCAGACATCACAACCGAAGCTGGTCTTGCCGATGTGATCGGGCAATATCGCGCGGAAGCCGCGGACTTCGACGGGGATAGAGACCTCGACCTCGTTTTTCAATCTCAGGGTCGAGAGCCCATCCTCCTCAACGACGGAAGCGGGCATTTCGTAGAGTCCATGCGGCTCAACGACGAGGCCGCCACCCAAGACGTGCGGGTCGCAGACCTCGACCGAGACGGCGACGCCGATATCGTGCTCGCGAACTCGAATGCGCCCTCGGCCGTGTTCGTCAACGACGGGGCGGCGGGGTTCACGCGTGCGTTTGGCCTGTGGGGCAGCGTGGGCGGCCGCGCCGTGCTCCCCTTCGATTACGACGGCGATGGCGACGCCGACCTGCTGTTCTCGCGGCCGGGTGCAGCCTCTTCCGTCCTCCTCCGCAACAACGGGGACCTGCGTTTCTCCTCCGTCTCCGTACCCGCTCTCGAAATCCCCTCGTTCAGCGCCGACGCCGCTGACTTCGACGGCGACGGCCGTCTCGACGTCGTGCTCAACAATTACGAAACAGTCACGCTTCTCGTTCAGGAGTCGCCCCATCGCTTCGTGGACCACACCGAGGTGCTTGTCGGGTTCGAAGAGGCTATGAGTTCTACTACGAGGGCTCACCTCGTCGATCTCGACGGGGATGGAGACGTCGACCTGTATCTCCCAACGGTGTATTTCGAGAATCAAGGGGCCCCGGGCCTCGGCACGGCGAGCGCGCCCGAGCCGGAGCGAGAGCGCGTGCACCTGGCGGTATACCCCAATCCCGCGATCGGCTTCGCCACGGCCGCGTTCCACCTCCAGCGCGAGGATCACGTCGCGCTCCGCGTCTTCGACGTGCTCGGGCGCGAGGTCGCCACGCTCTCCGATGCTCGCCGACCCGCCGGCCGAACGGAGGTGCAGCTCCCGGTCGCGTCGCTCCCGAACGGCGTCTACTTCGTCCGCCTCGAAGCGGGAGGCCGCACGGAGACGCGGCCGATCACCGTCCTCCGCTGA